Proteins encoded by one window of Paenibacillus urinalis:
- a CDS encoding thymidylate synthase, which translates to MKDYQELLRDILEHGVKKEDRTGTGTISVFGRQLRFDLSKGFPLVTTKRIHLKSVIHELLWFISGDTNIRYLKENGVRIWDEWADENGDLGPVYGSQWRAWETPDGQFIDQIANVIDSIKNNPDSRRHIVSAWNVAEIEHMKLPPCHFVFQFYVAGGKLSCMLTMRSVDTFLGLPFNIASYALLTHMVAQQCDLEVGDFVWSGGDVHIYLNHLEQVNTQLAREPYPLPKLVIKRKPDSIFDYKYEDFEFENYEHHPAIKAQVSV; encoded by the coding sequence GTGAAAGACTATCAAGAGCTGCTTAGAGATATTTTAGAGCATGGAGTCAAAAAGGAAGATCGCACCGGAACAGGTACAATCTCTGTATTTGGACGTCAACTTCGGTTTGACCTGTCGAAGGGATTTCCGCTTGTTACAACCAAGCGTATTCATCTTAAATCCGTCATACATGAGCTGCTATGGTTTATAAGCGGCGATACGAATATCCGTTATCTTAAAGAAAATGGGGTCCGTATCTGGGATGAATGGGCCGATGAGAATGGAGATTTGGGACCTGTATATGGTTCACAATGGAGAGCCTGGGAGACTCCAGATGGACAGTTTATTGACCAGATTGCGAATGTCATTGATTCAATTAAAAATAATCCGGATTCGAGAAGACATATCGTCAGTGCCTGGAACGTAGCCGAGATTGAGCACATGAAGCTGCCACCGTGCCATTTTGTGTTCCAATTCTATGTAGCCGGGGGCAAGCTGTCCTGCATGTTAACGATGCGCTCGGTGGATACCTTCCTGGGACTGCCGTTTAATATTGCAAGCTATGCACTTCTAACACATATGGTCGCACAGCAATGTGATCTTGAAGTTGGCGACTTCGTATGGTCAGGTGGAGATGTTCATATCTATTTGAACCATTTGGAGCAAGTGAACACTCAGCTGGCACGTGAGCCGTACCCATTGCCGAAGCTGGTTATTAAACGCAAGCCCGATTCTATTTTCGATTATAAATATGAAGATTTTGAGTTTGAGAATTATGAGCATCATCCGGCGATTAAGGCGCAGGTGTCTGTGTGA
- the lpdA gene encoding dihydrolipoyl dehydrogenase: MVVGDASLDIDTLVIGAGPGGYVAAIRAAQLGQKVLIVDKSELGGVCLNRGCIPSKALISAAHAFENAKHADQFGVTAENVKVDFTKTQEFKNGVVKKMTGGVSSLLKGNKVEIFNGECMFINENEARVFNDHESPRYRFKNAIIATGSRPIELKPFPFGGRILSSTEALNLQEVPGSMIVIGGGYIGAELGQMYSKFGTKVTIIEGMDTVLPGFDKDMTTLVAKNMKKTGIEIVTNAKAESAEQTDKDVTVKYSVNGESKEVTADYLLVTVGRRPNTDGELGLDLIGVETDERGFVKVDNQGRTNHKHIFAIGDIVAGLALAHKASYEGKVAAEVIAGMPSVVDYKVMPAVVFTDPECSSVGYTEKEAKEKGYKVKSGKFSYAGNGRAVSLGHPEGFVKLVADEETGLVLGGQIVGLEASNLIAEIGLAIEMGATLEDISLTIHAHPTLGEIVMEASEVVLGHPIHTMVR, encoded by the coding sequence ATGGTAGTAGGAGACGCTTCTCTCGATATTGATACTCTAGTCATTGGTGCTGGCCCTGGTGGTTATGTTGCTGCAATTCGTGCGGCACAGCTTGGACAAAAAGTGCTTATCGTTGACAAATCCGAGCTTGGCGGTGTGTGTCTGAACCGCGGTTGTATTCCTTCTAAAGCTTTGATCTCTGCAGCACATGCATTTGAAAATGCAAAACATGCAGATCAATTCGGTGTAACTGCTGAGAATGTCAAAGTTGACTTTACAAAAACGCAAGAATTCAAAAACGGCGTTGTTAAAAAGATGACTGGCGGCGTAAGCTCCCTTCTTAAAGGCAACAAAGTTGAAATATTCAACGGCGAGTGCATGTTCATTAACGAAAACGAAGCGCGTGTATTCAACGATCATGAATCTCCGCGTTACCGTTTCAAAAATGCAATTATCGCAACAGGTTCCCGTCCAATCGAACTGAAGCCATTCCCGTTTGGCGGACGCATTCTGTCCTCAACAGAAGCTCTGAACCTGCAAGAAGTACCTGGAAGCATGATCGTTATCGGCGGCGGCTACATTGGTGCTGAGCTTGGTCAAATGTACTCCAAATTCGGAACGAAAGTAACCATTATCGAAGGTATGGATACAGTGCTTCCTGGATTTGACAAAGACATGACTACGCTTGTTGCGAAGAACATGAAGAAAACGGGCATCGAAATCGTAACGAATGCAAAAGCAGAAAGCGCTGAGCAAACGGATAAAGATGTTACTGTTAAGTACAGCGTAAACGGCGAAAGCAAAGAAGTTACAGCTGACTACCTGCTCGTAACTGTAGGACGTCGTCCTAATACAGATGGTGAGCTTGGTCTGGATCTGATCGGTGTTGAAACAGACGAGCGCGGTTTCGTTAAAGTTGACAACCAAGGTCGTACGAACCATAAGCACATCTTCGCAATCGGCGACATCGTTGCAGGTCTTGCACTTGCACACAAAGCTTCTTACGAAGGTAAAGTAGCAGCAGAAGTTATCGCAGGAATGCCGTCTGTTGTTGATTATAAAGTAATGCCAGCTGTTGTGTTCACTGATCCTGAGTGCTCCAGCGTGGGTTACACGGAAAAAGAAGCAAAAGAGAAAGGATACAAAGTTAAATCCGGTAAATTCTCTTATGCAGGTAACGGTCGTGCCGTTTCCCTTGGACATCCTGAAGGCTTCGTGAAGCTGGTTGCTGACGAAGAAACAGGTCTTGTACTGGGCGGACAAATCGTTGGTCTGGAAGCTTCGAACCTGATTGCTGAAATCGGTCTTGCTATTGAGATGGGTGCTACGCTTGAGGATATTTCCTTGACGATCCACGCGCATCCAACACTCGGTGAAATCGTTATGGAAGCATCTGAAGTGGTACTGGGTCATCCAATCCACACAATGGTACGTTAA